The nucleotide window CTAGAGCGTTCCATTGGGAAACTTGAAATAGCTCTGCCGTTGTATGTCGCCAATTTCTACAGTCAATTGCAGGTCCAACTCTTTGGGGGCATCGCCAAAATACCCGCGTAATATTTGCAAACATTGTTGCCCAATCGATTGTCTAATCTCGCTCGAGCGTCCTTCCAGAAAACGCACTGATAGATGTGCGAAGGCTTGCAGCGGTGTACCATCCGCGATGTAATAGTCGTTTAACAGAATCGCCCGGCTTTTGCAATTTTCAATACGGATGCCTGCTGTCTCAGCAATGATCTGATGCAACGGGGCGAAAATTTTTTGCGTATCAATCGCCTGGGAGATGTTATTTGTGTATTCAAGTATCAGATGTGGCATGGGAATCCCTGTCTTGGTGGATCACGCTTTTATGTCATTGCGAATGTAGCGCAGCAAAGTGTGGCAATCTCTCTGATTGCTTTGCATTACGCTGTGTTTGCTTTCAAGGTCAATCTGCGCCATTCTTCGATGCTCAAAGTTTCGGCGCGTCGCTGGGGATCAATCGCCGCAGCTTCAAGTAAAGCCTGCGTTTTTTGTTTGGGCCATCCCATTCCGGCTGAAATGGCGTTGTTCAGCATTTTTCGTTTTTGCCCGAAACCAGCTTTGGCTAAGGTAAAAAACTTATCTAGCGAATCAATAGGAATTTTGGGTTCGGGGAACAGATCAATGCGCACGACAGCCGAATCAATTTTGGGAGGTGGATAAAATGCCCCGGCCGGGATACGGCTTGCAATTTGCGGTTCGCCATAGACTTGCACGCTCAGAGCCAGCAAACTTAGATCACCGGGCTGGGCGCAGATGCGCTGGGCAACCTCGCGTTGCACCGTTAGCACAATGCGTTGGGGTGCGGTATCTGCTTCCAACAAGTGCCGGATGATGGCGGAGGTGATGTAATAAGGAATATTCGCCACAACCACGTAGGGCGAATCGAACATCAGGGTGTTCGGGTTGCAGTTGAGGATGTCATCGTGGATGATGGTGACGTTCTCGAAGGGGGATAAAACTTCTTGCAACGGTGGGATGAGTTTGTCATCAATTTCAACAGCCACCACCCGCTGGGCTGCGGCTGCCAGGTGACGAGTTAAACTCCCCAGGCCGGGGCCAATCTCCAATACCGCCTCACCAGCCATCAGGTCGGCTGCGGCAACCACCCGCCGTAAGGCGGCTTCATCCACTAAAAAATTCTGCCCCAGCCCCTTCTTTGGCCGCAAGCCATATTTTTTGAGTAATTGGGGAACATTCATCATGCGCTACGGGCAAGTTGGTTCTTTGGGCTTGTCGGGCCAGGTTCCGGCTTCGAAACGATCGATATAATCACGGATGACATCGTAATCGGCACCGAGGACGAAGGTGGTATCGTCGGCCATTTCGTTGAAGGCACGCGTAGGGGTGAGAATTTCTTGCGGGATGCTGGCGAAGAGCAGGTTTTCGCGGCTGATTTGTGGTGCAAGGCAGGCCAATTGGCCGAGCTGTGCCGGGCTGAGATCGGTGATGATGGAGCCTTCGAAGGATGCGATCAGTTGCGGCAGGTTTGGCAGCACCGCCGGGGTGAGAATTTTCTCGC belongs to Chloroflexota bacterium and includes:
- the rsmA gene encoding 16S rRNA (adenine(1518)-N(6)/adenine(1519)-N(6))-dimethyltransferase RsmA gives rise to the protein MNVPQLLKKYGLRPKKGLGQNFLVDEAALRRVVAAADLMAGEAVLEIGPGLGSLTRHLAAAAQRVVAVEIDDKLIPPLQEVLSPFENVTIIHDDILNCNPNTLMFDSPYVVVANIPYYITSAIIRHLLEADTAPQRIVLTVQREVAQRICAQPGDLSLLALSVQVYGEPQIASRIPAGAFYPPPKIDSAVVRIDLFPEPKIPIDSLDKFFTLAKAGFGQKRKMLNNAISAGMGWPKQKTQALLEAAAIDPQRRAETLSIEEWRRLTLKANTA
- a CDS encoding 5-carboxymethyl-2-hydroxymuconate Delta-isomerase, which codes for MPHLILEYTNNISQAIDTQKIFAPLHQIIAETAGIRIENCKSRAILLNDYYIADGTPLQAFAHLSVRFLEGRSSEIRQSIGQQCLQILRGYFGDAPKELDLQLTVEIGDIQRQSYFKFPNGTL